The proteins below come from a single Malus sylvestris chromosome 3, drMalSylv7.2, whole genome shotgun sequence genomic window:
- the LOC126616061 gene encoding uncharacterized protein LOC126616061, translating into MGGSGVMRSVAKVAGIGGVVHGGMIRGAPAVPSPTGHSVRKASIPVAATLTAQNYGGGEVAAIGKPASDAVDDFVDWQVVGAGEDDLVMSGGEPMPRVVFDAAPSFKEAKEATAELKDALDKVYLSSPKSTDLGEPSAAADAAGLPLIKNPEPEEMESLLLTRTSVPKHALHAFEMLSRSSEAQNVVASITSDPNIWSAMMENSAVKQFMANKNYNLYTEEHAADTYPASPKKLEDESEKSDSLEDMLGGFMQKIKLTVDKWVNDLSSFIQNIFEPPAAEAEADGGNTGAAVASAFMGLAVMVVMVVLTKRA; encoded by the exons ATGGGAGGCAGCGGAGTCATGAGGTCGGTGGCAAAGGTGGCCGGGATCGGCGGCGTGGTCCACGGCGGCATGATCCGCGGCGCGCCGGCGGTTCCTTCGCCGACTGGTCATTCGGTCCGCAAGGCCTCAATTCCCGTGGCAGCGACCCTCACGGCTCAGAACTACGGCGGAGGTGAAGTGGCAGCGATCGGGAAGCCTGCGTCGGACGCGGTCGACGACTTCGTCGACTGGCAGGTGGTCGGCGCCGGAGAAGATGACCTGGTGATGTCGGGCGGCGAGCCGATGCCGAGGGTTGTCTTCGATGCTGCGCCGAGCTTCAAGGAGGCCAAAGAGGCCACCGCTGAATTGAAAGACGCCCTCGATAA GGTGTATCTTTCTTCGCCCAAATCTACTGATTTGGGGGAACCGTCTGCTGCTGCTGATGCGGCTGGGCTGCCTCTGATAAAAAACCCTGAACCTGAGGAGATGGAATCCCTACTTCTTACGAGGACTTCAGTGCCGAAACATGCTCTTCATGCATTTGAAATGCTGAGTAGAAGTTCTGAAGCTCAG AATGTTGTTGCTTCAATTACAAGTGACCCGAATATCTGGAGTGCTATGATGGAAAATTCTGCGGTCAAGCAATTTATGGCCAACAAGAACTATAATCTTTACACGGAAGAGCATGCTGCAGATACTTATCCAGCTTCACCTAAGAAGCTTGAAGACGAATCAGAGAAATCTGACAGCTTGGAAGATATGCTCGGTGGTTTTATGCAGAAAATCAAGCTTACAGTGGATAAGTGGGTCAATGATTTGTCGTCATTCATCCAGAACATTTTCGAACCCCCTGCAGCTGAAGCTGAAGCAGACGGAGGGAATACAGGTGCGGCTGTAGCATCTGCGTTCATGGGACTGGCGGTTATGGTTGTTATGGTGGTCTTGACGAAGCGTGCTTAG
- the LOC126616063 gene encoding uncharacterized protein LOC126616063, whose amino-acid sequence MSLLNTHFFSSFLRVFPWTFLLLVSLPLSLSSTNIHDLLISQGLPPGLLPKEVKSYTLSDNGELQVFLDAPCLTKYENRVFFESVVRANLSYGSLIGVQGLSQEELFLWLPVKDIIVDDPRSGLILFDIGVAHKQFSLSLFEDPPDCKPSGVLKNHVRKEKGFWGLR is encoded by the exons ATGTCCCTGTTAAACACCCacttcttctcctccttcctcaGAGTCTTTCCATGGACCTTTCTCCTCCTTGTCTctcttcccctctctctctcctccaccaACATCCACGACCTCCTTATCTCCCAGGGTCTGCCACCTGGCCTCCTCCCAAAGGAGGTCAAGTCCTACACTCTCTCAGACAATGGGGAGCTCCAGGTCTTCCTTGATGCCCCATGCCTCACAAAATATGAGAACAGGGTTTTCTTTGAGAGCGTGGTGAGGGCAAATCTCAGCTATGGCAGCCTCATTGGGGTTCAGGGTTTGTCTCAGGAGGAGCTCTTTCTGTGGCTGCCGGTCAAAGACATCATTGTTGATGATCCAAGATCAGGTCTCATCCTCTTTGACATTGGGGTTGCTCACAAACAGTTTTCCCTCTCACTCTTTGAGGATCCCCCTGACTGTAAACCCTCAG GTGTGTTGAAGAATCATGTGAGGAAGGAGAAAGGCTTTTGGGGTCTGAGATAG